A single genomic interval of Rhizobium leguminosarum bv. trifolii WSM1325 harbors:
- a CDS encoding ABC transporter related (PFAM: ABC transporter related~SMART: AAA ATPase~KEGG: aliphatic sulphonate ABC transporter; K02049 sulfonate/nitrate/taurine transport system ATP-binding protein) — MTSIARERFHAVAEEPAYARENAPAVGRSAPAAISLTGLEKSFGANRVLRGINLHIPAGQFVAVIGKSGCGKSTLLRILMGLDEPSAGELHFEDAGGAQASPNARIVFQEPRLLPWLSVADNVVVGLGDGIDRRAALKAADAVLAEVQLGEKTGEWPARLSGGQRQRVALARALVSRPGVLALDEPLGALDALTRISMQELINRVWCELGFTAVLVTHDVSEAVHLADRVIVLDEGRIALDLAIPYPRPRRHGHPGLAELEGRLLAAILGTDGGH; from the coding sequence ATGACATCGATCGCACGTGAGCGTTTTCACGCCGTCGCCGAAGAGCCAGCTTATGCGCGCGAAAACGCGCCAGCAGTGGGCCGTAGTGCGCCCGCGGCGATCAGCCTGACCGGGCTTGAAAAGAGTTTTGGGGCCAACCGCGTACTGCGCGGCATCAATCTGCATATTCCGGCCGGCCAGTTCGTTGCCGTGATCGGCAAGAGCGGCTGTGGAAAGAGCACGCTGCTGCGCATCCTGATGGGCCTTGACGAGCCGAGTGCCGGCGAATTGCATTTCGAGGATGCCGGTGGCGCGCAGGCGAGCCCGAACGCGCGCATCGTCTTTCAGGAGCCGCGGCTGCTGCCCTGGCTCAGTGTTGCCGACAATGTGGTGGTCGGGCTGGGTGACGGCATCGACAGGCGGGCGGCGCTGAAGGCGGCCGACGCCGTGCTTGCCGAAGTCCAGCTTGGCGAAAAGACCGGGGAATGGCCGGCGCGGCTTTCCGGCGGGCAACGGCAGCGCGTGGCGTTGGCGCGGGCGCTGGTCAGCCGGCCGGGCGTGCTGGCACTCGACGAACCGCTCGGCGCACTCGATGCGCTGACGCGGATCAGCATGCAGGAACTCATCAACCGTGTCTGGTGCGAACTCGGCTTCACCGCAGTGCTCGTCACCCATGATGTCAGCGAGGCGGTGCATCTCGCCGACCGGGTCATCGTGCTCGACGAGGGGCGGATCGCACTCGATCTTGCCATTCCCTATCCGCGTCCGCGCCGGCACGGCCATCCTGGCCTCGCCGAGCTGGAAGGCCGGCTGCTTGCCGCGATTCTCGGCACCGACGGCGGCCATTGA
- a CDS encoding Activator of Hsp90 ATPase 1 family protein (PFAM: Activator of Hsp90 ATPase 1 family protein~KEGG: rec:RHECIAT_CH0002528 hypothetical protein): MTEISNETRSVIVEREIPFPPEKIWRALTQPHLIADWLMKNDFVPIVDQRFKLSADWGSVDCQVLEVEPNKTLSYTWAAYDLESVVTWTLTPTGAGTQLRMEQSGFRPDQRQAYGGAKSGWPQFFANLEQVLTRIE; this comes from the coding sequence ATGACCGAAATTTCAAACGAAACCCGTTCCGTCATCGTCGAACGAGAGATCCCTTTTCCGCCGGAAAAGATCTGGCGCGCGCTCACGCAGCCGCATCTGATTGCGGACTGGCTGATGAAAAACGACTTCGTGCCGATCGTGGATCAGCGTTTCAAGCTGAGCGCGGATTGGGGCTCGGTCGACTGCCAGGTCCTGGAAGTCGAGCCGAATAAAACACTGTCTTACACCTGGGCTGCCTATGATCTCGAAAGTGTCGTCACCTGGACTCTCACGCCCACGGGCGCGGGCACGCAGCTGCGCATGGAGCAGTCGGGCTTCCGGCCGGATCAGCGGCAGGCCTACGGGGGTGCCAAAAGCGGTTGGCCGCAGTTCTTCGCAAATCTCGAGCAGGTCCTGACGCGGATCGAGTGA
- a CDS encoding Alkanesulfonate monooxygenase (PFAM: Luciferase-like monooxygenase~KEGG: ret:RHE_CH02432 alkanesulfonate monooxygenase protein): MTTSHTGTSEPINFLWFIPTSGDGTYLGSSDLNRAPEIGYLTQIAQAVDRLGYSGVLLPTGVACEESFVTAAALAAKTEKLQFLVAIRPGTASPAYYARLATTLDRISNGRLLLNVVVGGSPAELAGDGIHLEHDERYAHAEEFFTVFEELLEKGTASFDGKYIKATNARLGFPSVQNPRPPLYFGGSSDAGIDFSVGRVDKYLTWGEPPAQVAEKVTKVRKAASERGREVSFGIRLHFIVRETDDEAWEAAERLIRHLDDDTIREAQERFVHESDSVGQKRMAALHGGRRDKLEVSPNLWAGVGLVRAGAGTALVGSPKTVAARLREYQEIGIDTVIGSGYPHLEEAYRVAELLFPELGITREQQRLGFNNEFGRKQVFAGGSHGGNLKVVSGS, encoded by the coding sequence ATGACCACCTCCCATACAGGCACATCCGAGCCCATCAATTTCCTCTGGTTCATCCCGACATCGGGCGACGGCACCTATCTCGGCTCCTCTGATCTCAACCGCGCGCCCGAGATCGGCTATCTCACGCAGATCGCTCAGGCCGTCGACCGGCTCGGCTATTCCGGCGTGCTGCTGCCGACCGGGGTTGCCTGCGAAGAATCCTTCGTGACGGCGGCAGCCCTTGCCGCCAAAACCGAGAAGCTGCAGTTCCTGGTGGCGATCCGTCCCGGCACCGCATCGCCTGCCTATTACGCGCGTCTTGCGACGACGCTCGACCGCATCTCCAACGGCCGCCTGCTGCTCAACGTCGTCGTCGGCGGTAGCCCGGCGGAGCTAGCCGGCGATGGCATCCATCTCGAGCATGACGAGCGCTATGCCCATGCCGAAGAGTTCTTCACCGTCTTCGAGGAACTGCTGGAAAAGGGAACGGCAAGCTTCGACGGCAAATACATCAAGGCGACCAATGCGCGCCTCGGCTTTCCCTCGGTGCAGAACCCGCGCCCGCCGCTCTATTTCGGCGGCTCGTCGGATGCCGGCATCGATTTCTCCGTCGGCCGTGTCGACAAGTACCTGACCTGGGGCGAGCCGCCGGCACAGGTTGCCGAGAAGGTCACCAAGGTGCGCAAGGCTGCCAGCGAACGCGGCCGCGAGGTGAGCTTCGGCATTCGTCTGCACTTCATCGTGCGCGAAACCGATGATGAAGCATGGGAGGCGGCCGAGCGACTGATCCGCCATCTCGACGACGATACGATCCGCGAGGCGCAGGAGCGCTTCGTCCACGAGTCCGACTCGGTCGGCCAGAAGCGAATGGCTGCCCTTCATGGCGGGCGCCGCGACAAGCTCGAAGTCTCGCCGAACCTCTGGGCCGGCGTCGGCTTGGTGCGCGCCGGTGCGGGCACGGCGCTTGTGGGATCGCCGAAGACGGTGGCCGCGCGCCTTCGCGAATATCAGGAGATCGGCATCGATACGGTTATCGGCTCCGGCTATCCGCATCTCGAAGAGGCCTATCGCGTCGCCGAGTTGCTTTTCCCCGAACTCGGCATCACCCGCGAGCAGCAGCGTCTGGGCTTCAACAACGAGTTCGGCCGCAAGCAGGTCTTCGCAGGCGGCAGCCATGGCGGCAATCTGAAAGTCGTCTCCGGTTCCTGA
- a CDS encoding conserved hypothetical protein (KEGG: ret:RHE_CH02429 hypothetical protein) — MNWNNWLRQIHRWLSIAFTLAVIINIIAMVQEKSSVWVGLTALLPLTLLLLTGLYLFALPYAARWRGAGRSGG, encoded by the coding sequence TTGAATTGGAATAACTGGCTTCGGCAGATCCACCGTTGGCTGTCCATTGCCTTTACGCTGGCCGTCATAATTAATATCATCGCGATGGTGCAGGAGAAATCGTCCGTCTGGGTAGGTCTCACGGCGCTGCTGCCGCTGACCTTGCTGCTGCTCACCGGTCTCTACCTGTTCGCGCTGCCATATGCCGCTAGGTGGCGCGGCGCGGGACGTAGCGGAGGGTAG
- a CDS encoding transcriptional regulator, ArsR family (PFAM: regulatory protein ArsR~SMART: regulatory protein ArsR~KEGG: rec:RHECIAT_CH0002529 probable transcriptional regulator protein, ArsR family), whose protein sequence is MSDTQDVLFRTLADPTRRALFERLCREGEKTVGALTARAGVSQPVVSKHLGILKQAGLVRDRHEGRQTHYSAQLGALAPLVDWTSEMAGFWQNRFDQLEDLLKRMDQ, encoded by the coding sequence ATGTCGGACACCCAGGACGTGCTCTTCAGAACGCTCGCCGATCCGACCCGGAGGGCTCTTTTCGAACGGCTGTGCCGCGAAGGAGAGAAGACGGTCGGGGCTCTGACGGCTCGGGCCGGGGTCTCGCAACCGGTTGTCTCGAAACATCTCGGAATTCTGAAGCAGGCGGGATTGGTGCGCGACCGCCATGAAGGGCGGCAGACACATTATAGCGCCCAGCTCGGCGCGCTGGCGCCGCTGGTCGACTGGACAAGCGAGATGGCTGGCTTTTGGCAAAACCGGTTCGACCAGCTGGAAGATCTATTGAAAAGGATGGACCAATGA
- a CDS encoding binding-protein-dependent transport systems inner membrane component (PFAM: binding-protein-dependent transport systems inner membrane component~KEGG: aliphatic sulphonate ABC transporter; K02050 sulfonate/nitrate/taurine transport system permease protein), which translates to MSTFDTPFVRSVASEKAGKAGLRLPLPGLDKLTPYLVPVAIVALWQLASSAGWISSRIMPSPADVGLAFWSTTVSGQLPNDVLVSAGRAFAGLLVGGSIGFLLGIANGVSRISEQLTDTTLQMLRTIPHLAMIPLVILWFGIGEESKLFLTSLGVLFPVYLNTYHGVRNVDRDLIEMGKVYGMGNWTLFRKVIFPGALPSIFVGLRYALGIMWLTLIVSESIAASSGIGHMANNAREFMMTDVVVLALVIYAVLGKLADVIARALERRLLVWNPVYQK; encoded by the coding sequence ATGTCGACTTTCGATACTCCGTTCGTACGGTCGGTCGCTTCCGAAAAGGCCGGGAAGGCGGGTTTGCGCCTGCCGCTGCCCGGCCTGGACAAGCTGACCCCCTATCTGGTGCCGGTGGCGATCGTGGCGTTGTGGCAGCTTGCCTCCTCGGCCGGCTGGATCTCATCGCGCATCATGCCGTCGCCGGCCGATGTCGGCCTTGCCTTCTGGTCGACGACGGTTTCCGGCCAGTTGCCGAATGACGTGCTGGTGAGCGCCGGCCGCGCCTTTGCCGGTCTTCTCGTCGGCGGCTCGATCGGCTTCCTGCTCGGCATCGCCAATGGCGTATCGCGCATCTCCGAACAGCTGACGGATACGACGCTGCAGATGCTGCGCACCATTCCGCATCTGGCGATGATCCCGCTTGTCATCCTGTGGTTCGGGATCGGCGAGGAATCGAAGCTGTTTCTCACCTCGCTCGGCGTACTCTTCCCGGTTTATCTCAACACCTATCACGGGGTGCGCAATGTCGATCGCGACCTGATCGAGATGGGTAAGGTCTATGGCATGGGCAATTGGACGCTGTTCCGCAAGGTGATCTTTCCAGGCGCGCTGCCGTCGATCTTCGTCGGCCTCAGATATGCGCTCGGCATCATGTGGCTGACGCTGATCGTATCGGAATCGATCGCTGCATCGTCAGGCATCGGCCACATGGCCAACAATGCCCGCGAATTCATGATGACTGACGTCGTGGTGCTGGCACTGGTCATCTATGCCGTGCTCGGCAAGCTTGCTGATGTCATTGCCCGGGCTCTGGAAAGGCGGCTGCTCGTCTGGAACCCGGTCTATCAGAAATAG